In one window of Prevotella fusca JCM 17724 DNA:
- a CDS encoding SusC/RagA family TonB-linked outer membrane protein, with product MKQVKCKFPVRMLTLLLSLFLSVSAFAQSTITGQVKDATGEPVIGASVLINGTSNGTVTDLDGNFSVNVQPGATLTISYIGFQKQQVAATNGMVITLQEDQAQQMNEVVVIGYGAVKKSDLTGSVTALKPDGKNKGLVVNAQDMLAGKVAGVSVTSDGGTPGGGSNIRIRGGSSLNASNNPLIVIDGVAMDQTGVKGVSNPLSLVNPQDIESFNVLKDASATAIYGSRGSNGVIIITTKKGRRGLQVSYNGSFTVSTKSKNLDVLSADEYRNLIKEKFGTDLYTLDSNGNKVPTAYSRLGNANTNWQDEIFRTAISHDHNVAVSGQAANWLPYRVSAGYTNQQGIIKTSNFERFTGALTLSPSLLNDHLKVTLNAKGMWTKNRFADGEAIKAARQFDPTQPVYAAGYEKFGGYYQWLDDGTALNDSSWPKTYYNLATKNPVSILNLKNDRAISRDFLGSADIDYKVHGFEDLRLHVTAGLDVAKGRQVTDVDPASPQAIYYGSYGWETQLKRNMQLSAYAQYYHDFNDKAKNHFDIMAGYEWAHFWHNTKNAYWSYYPKTNNDANLAGKQRNYAPYYYATENYLVSFFGRANWSLMDGRYMVTATVRDDGSSRFQDHWAVFPSFAFAWRINEENMFKKIDWLSDLKLRLSWGMTGQQEGIGDYNYFAVYEMNTGNESYYPLTGDGSLARPKAYDPSLKWETTTSYNIGLDWGILKQRLTGTIDWYYRKTNDLLNTADVSAGSNFRNKVMTNIGSMFNTGVETSIHWLAVNAKDFNWTMDYNFTYNYNKITKLNGGDNPNYFVPTGGISAGTGGNIQAQHVGNTINSFHVFQQAYDKNGKALEGVVVDRNGDGKITDDDKYYYKAPAAPVTMGFASRFEYRNWDLGFALRASLGNYVYNDTYASSSNMSNSELYVKSKYLVNRPSDVLADNWRSYDPTSTQTDYWVQNASFLKMDNVTLGYSFANLLKQGSWNGISGRVYGTVNNVFCLTKYKGLDPEVFNGIDNNLYPRPISFILGLNLNF from the coding sequence ATGAAGCAGGTAAAATGCAAATTTCCTGTTAGGATGCTGACTTTATTATTAAGTCTGTTCCTTTCAGTCAGTGCCTTTGCGCAGTCTACTATTACTGGACAGGTGAAGGATGCTACTGGCGAGCCAGTCATTGGTGCTTCTGTCCTTATTAATGGGACAAGTAATGGTACTGTGACTGACCTTGATGGTAACTTCTCTGTCAACGTACAGCCAGGTGCTACTTTGACAATTTCTTACATTGGTTTCCAGAAACAACAGGTTGCTGCAACCAATGGTATGGTAATTACACTTCAGGAAGACCAGGCGCAGCAGATGAACGAGGTCGTTGTCATTGGTTATGGTGCAGTCAAGAAGAGTGACCTTACCGGTTCTGTGACAGCTCTGAAGCCTGATGGCAAGAACAAGGGTCTTGTTGTTAATGCGCAGGACATGCTCGCTGGTAAGGTTGCCGGTGTGAGTGTGACAAGCGACGGCGGTACTCCTGGTGGCGGTTCTAACATCCGTATCCGTGGTGGTTCGTCTCTGAATGCTTCTAACAACCCGTTGATTGTCATCGACGGTGTGGCTATGGACCAGACAGGCGTCAAGGGTGTAAGTAACCCTCTGTCTCTTGTAAACCCTCAGGATATTGAGTCTTTCAACGTTTTGAAGGATGCTTCTGCTACAGCTATCTATGGTTCTCGTGGTTCAAATGGTGTCATCATCATCACAACCAAGAAAGGACGCCGTGGCTTGCAGGTGTCTTATAACGGTAGCTTTACCGTTAGTACGAAGTCAAAGAACCTTGATGTGTTGTCAGCTGATGAGTATCGTAATCTCATAAAGGAGAAGTTCGGTACTGATTTGTACACCCTTGATTCTAATGGAAACAAAGTTCCAACAGCTTATTCTCGCCTTGGTAATGCCAATACTAACTGGCAGGATGAAATCTTCCGTACTGCTATCAGCCACGATCATAACGTAGCTGTATCTGGTCAGGCTGCTAACTGGTTGCCTTATCGTGTCAGTGCAGGATACACAAACCAGCAGGGTATCATCAAGACTTCTAACTTCGAGCGTTTCACGGGTGCGTTGACATTGAGCCCTTCTCTCTTGAACGATCACTTGAAAGTGACATTGAATGCTAAGGGAATGTGGACAAAGAACCGCTTTGCTGATGGTGAGGCTATCAAGGCCGCACGTCAGTTTGACCCGACACAGCCTGTATATGCGGCTGGATATGAGAAGTTCGGTGGCTACTACCAGTGGCTTGATGACGGTACAGCGCTTAATGACAGCAGCTGGCCAAAGACCTATTATAATCTGGCTACAAAGAACCCAGTGTCAATTCTCAACCTGAAGAACGACCGTGCTATCAGCCGCGACTTCCTCGGAAGTGCTGACATTGACTATAAGGTACATGGCTTTGAGGATCTCCGTCTCCACGTTACTGCAGGTCTTGATGTAGCAAAGGGACGTCAGGTAACGGATGTTGACCCAGCTTCTCCGCAGGCAATCTACTATGGTTCATACGGATGGGAAACACAGTTGAAGCGCAATATGCAGCTCTCTGCTTACGCTCAGTACTACCATGACTTCAACGACAAGGCAAAGAACCACTTTGATATTATGGCAGGTTATGAGTGGGCTCACTTCTGGCATAACACCAAAAACGCTTACTGGAGCTACTATCCAAAGACCAATAATGATGCAAATCTTGCTGGGAAACAACGTAACTATGCTCCTTATTATTATGCAACAGAGAACTATCTCGTGTCATTCTTCGGTCGTGCAAACTGGTCTTTGATGGATGGTCGTTACATGGTAACAGCAACAGTACGTGATGATGGTTCTTCACGTTTCCAGGATCACTGGGCTGTATTCCCTTCTTTCGCTTTCGCATGGCGTATCAATGAAGAGAATATGTTTAAGAAGATTGACTGGCTGTCAGACCTGAAGCTGCGTCTCAGCTGGGGTATGACAGGTCAGCAGGAAGGTATCGGCGACTACAACTACTTCGCCGTATATGAAATGAATACTGGTAACGAATCTTACTATCCACTTACCGGTGACGGTTCTCTGGCTCGTCCAAAGGCATACGACCCAAGTCTGAAGTGGGAGACAACCACCTCTTATAATATAGGACTTGACTGGGGTATTCTCAAGCAGCGTCTTACTGGTACCATCGACTGGTATTACCGCAAGACCAACGACCTCCTTAACACAGCAGATGTGTCAGCAGGTTCTAACTTCCGTAATAAGGTGATGACCAACATCGGTTCAATGTTCAATACAGGTGTGGAGACAAGTATCCACTGGCTGGCAGTGAATGCCAAGGACTTCAACTGGACAATGGATTACAACTTCACCTATAACTATAACAAGATTACCAAGCTCAACGGTGGCGACAATCCTAACTATTTCGTACCTACAGGCGGTATCTCTGCCGGTACAGGTGGTAATATCCAGGCACAGCACGTAGGCAATACAATCAACTCTTTCCACGTATTCCAGCAGGCATACGACAAGAACGGAAAGGCGTTGGAGGGTGTTGTTGTTGACCGCAATGGCGACGGCAAGATTACCGATGATGATAAGTATTACTACAAGGCACCTGCTGCTCCAGTAACGATGGGCTTCGCTTCTCGTTTCGAGTACCGTAACTGGGACCTCGGCTTTGCGCTCCGTGCAAGTCTTGGCAACTATGTTTACAACGATACTTATGCAAGCTCTTCCAATATGTCAAATTCAGAACTGTATGTAAAGAGCAAGTATCTCGTGAACCGTCCTTCAGATGTACTGGCTGACAACTGGCGTTCATACGACCCTACATCAACACAGACTGACTACTGGGTTCAGAATGCTTCTTTCCTGAAGATGGACAACGTAACCTTGGGTTACAGCTTCGCTAACCTTCTCAAGCAGGGTTCATGGAACGGTATCTCTGGTCGTGTTTACGGAACAGTCAACAACGTGTTCTGTCTCACCAAGTATAAAGGTCTTGATCCAGAGGTGTTCAACGGTATTGACAACAATCTCTACCCACGTCCAATCTCATTCATCCTGGGTCTGAATCTGAATTTCTAA
- the pulA gene encoding type I pullulanase codes for MKIKYKLAASVAAFIFSQNVAAQQRFNEMTYSPSETTFRLNAPSKPTLRLYEAGRGGKAYKKVKLMPNGDNTWTATVKGDLKGKFYTFDIGRGETPGVFAKAVGCNGGRGAVIDMKETNPAGWENDRRVPTKSPADLVIYELHHRDFSIDPSSGLMHKGKYLALTEQKAIDHLKKLGVNAVHILPSFDFASVDESKPDVPQYNWGYDPLNYNVPEGSYSYDANLPTRRIMEFKQMVQALHKAGIRVILDVVYNHTFDLANSNFERTYPKAYYRYNADGTPSNGSGCGNETASERPLMHDYMLESMKYWVNEYHIDGFRVDLMGVHDIQTMNDIRRELNAIAPEIFVYGEGWSAGSCAYPHEKLAMKAAVPQMPGIAAFSDDIRDALRGPFSDDHKPGFLGGVTGLEESLKAGIAGMIDHPQVDYSKVNYSKKPYALEPTQMISYVSCHDDMCLVDRLKASIPEAEYDENELIRLNLLAQTAVFTSQGVPFMLAGEEMLRNKKGVHNSFNSPDSINHLDWNNLKTYPQVFKYYSGLINLRKAHPAFRMGRADLVRKHLEFLPVQDCLIAFRLKDHAGGDKWKNIYIILNANKELRTINIPKGQYTIVCANGEVNEAGLGEMEGGEVMVDGQSALILHD; via the coding sequence ATGAAAATAAAATATAAACTTGCAGCATCTGTTGCTGCTTTCATATTCTCGCAGAACGTTGCAGCACAGCAGCGATTCAACGAGATGACCTATTCTCCAAGTGAGACGACTTTCCGTCTCAACGCTCCCTCTAAGCCAACGCTCCGCCTTTATGAGGCAGGACGAGGTGGAAAAGCCTATAAGAAAGTGAAACTTATGCCCAATGGCGATAACACCTGGACGGCAACCGTGAAGGGAGACCTCAAAGGTAAGTTCTATACATTCGACATCGGACGTGGTGAAACACCGGGTGTCTTTGCCAAAGCGGTAGGCTGCAATGGCGGTCGTGGTGCCGTTATTGATATGAAGGAGACCAACCCGGCAGGCTGGGAGAACGATCGTCGCGTACCAACCAAGAGTCCGGCAGACCTTGTTATCTATGAGTTGCACCACCGTGACTTCTCTATTGACCCTTCATCGGGCTTGATGCACAAGGGTAAATACCTCGCCCTGACCGAGCAGAAGGCTATTGACCACTTGAAGAAACTGGGTGTTAACGCTGTACATATCCTCCCATCGTTCGACTTTGCATCGGTAGATGAATCCAAGCCAGACGTGCCACAGTATAATTGGGGATATGACCCATTGAACTATAACGTACCAGAGGGTAGCTATTCCTATGATGCCAACCTGCCGACACGTCGTATTATGGAGTTCAAACAGATGGTGCAGGCATTGCACAAGGCAGGTATCAGAGTTATCCTTGACGTTGTTTACAACCACACTTTCGACCTTGCAAACAGCAACTTTGAGCGCACTTACCCTAAGGCTTACTACCGATACAATGCTGATGGTACGCCATCAAACGGCTCGGGATGCGGCAATGAGACAGCAAGTGAGCGTCCTTTGATGCATGATTATATGCTGGAGTCAATGAAATACTGGGTGAACGAGTATCACATTGATGGTTTCCGTGTAGACCTTATGGGTGTGCATGACATCCAGACAATGAACGATATCCGTCGTGAACTAAATGCCATCGCCCCTGAGATATTTGTCTATGGCGAGGGATGGAGTGCAGGTTCTTGTGCTTATCCACACGAGAAGCTGGCGATGAAAGCTGCTGTTCCACAGATGCCGGGCATCGCAGCCTTCTCTGATGACATCCGTGATGCATTGCGTGGACCTTTCTCTGACGACCATAAGCCCGGTTTCCTTGGTGGCGTTACAGGTCTGGAAGAAAGTTTGAAAGCAGGTATTGCAGGTATGATTGACCATCCGCAGGTAGACTATTCAAAGGTGAACTATTCCAAGAAACCTTATGCCCTTGAACCCACTCAGATGATTTCTTATGTCAGCTGCCACGATGATATGTGCCTTGTTGACCGTCTGAAGGCTTCCATTCCAGAAGCTGAATACGACGAGAATGAGCTGATTCGTCTGAATCTTCTTGCCCAGACAGCCGTGTTCACATCACAGGGTGTACCCTTTATGCTCGCTGGTGAAGAGATGCTTCGCAACAAGAAGGGCGTGCATAACTCATTTAATTCACCTGACAGTATCAACCACCTCGACTGGAACAACCTCAAGACTTATCCGCAGGTATTCAAGTATTACAGTGGACTCATCAACCTCCGCAAGGCACATCCAGCCTTCCGAATGGGCAGAGCCGACCTCGTTCGCAAGCATCTTGAGTTCCTTCCTGTACAGGACTGCCTGATTGCCTTCCGTCTGAAAGACCATGCTGGCGGCGACAAGTGGAAGAACATCTACATCATCCTCAATGCCAACAAGGAGCTTCGCACCATCAACATCCCTAAGGGACAGTACACAATCGTATGTGCAAACGGCGAAGTCAATGAAGCTGGATTAGGCGAAATGGAAGGTGGAGAGGTAATGGTTGACGGACAGTCTGCCCTTATCCTACACGATTAA
- a CDS encoding MFS transporter codes for MKQKPNLSFWQLWNLSFGFFGVQIAYALQSANISRIFATLGADPHKLSYFWILPPLMGIVVQPIVGTLSDKTWTRFGRRIPYLFVGAAVAVLVMCLLPNAGSFGMAVSTAMVFGLISLMFLDTSINMAMQPFKMLVGDMVNEKQKTLAYSIQSFLCNAGSIAGYVFPFFFTFLGISNQAPSGVIPDSVVYSFYIGAAILILCVLYTTAKVKEMPPQEYAEYHSVKKAENESKASMITLLKNAPSTFWKVGLVQFFCWFAFMYMWTYTNGTVAANCWGVDMFAADATTTTGYQEAGNWVGILFAVQAIGSVLWAMVLPQFKNRKLAYALSLVLGAAGFVLAAFVHDQYMMFIPFILIGCAWAAMLAMPFTFVTNALEGYGHMGAYLGLFNGTICIPQIIAAAVGGVLLQMVGSVQSNMMILAGVALFLGALSVGIIKDRRSTE; via the coding sequence ATGAAACAAAAACCTAATTTAAGTTTCTGGCAACTATGGAATCTCAGCTTCGGATTCTTCGGAGTGCAGATTGCCTACGCACTGCAGAGTGCAAACATCTCCCGCATCTTTGCAACATTAGGTGCCGACCCGCATAAGCTCAGCTATTTCTGGATACTACCGCCATTGATGGGTATCGTCGTGCAGCCGATTGTCGGAACACTCTCCGACAAGACGTGGACACGCTTCGGCCGCCGCATCCCTTATCTCTTCGTCGGTGCAGCCGTTGCCGTTCTCGTGATGTGCCTGCTGCCCAATGCCGGTTCGTTCGGCATGGCTGTCTCAACAGCTATGGTGTTTGGACTAATCTCATTGATGTTCCTTGACACAAGCATCAACATGGCTATGCAGCCATTTAAGATGCTGGTGGGCGATATGGTCAACGAAAAGCAGAAGACACTCGCCTACTCCATCCAGAGCTTCCTCTGCAATGCTGGCTCTATTGCCGGCTACGTCTTCCCGTTCTTCTTCACCTTCTTAGGTATCTCAAACCAGGCCCCATCAGGCGTAATTCCCGACTCTGTGGTCTATTCTTTCTATATCGGTGCAGCCATCCTCATCCTATGCGTGCTCTATACAACAGCCAAAGTGAAGGAGATGCCACCACAGGAATATGCAGAATACCACAGTGTAAAGAAGGCTGAAAATGAATCGAAGGCAAGTATGATTACCCTTCTGAAGAATGCGCCGTCTACTTTTTGGAAGGTGGGACTGGTACAGTTCTTCTGCTGGTTTGCCTTTATGTATATGTGGACCTACACCAACGGAACCGTGGCTGCCAACTGCTGGGGCGTTGACATGTTTGCTGCTGACGCCACGACCACCACAGGTTATCAGGAGGCCGGCAACTGGGTGGGAATCCTGTTTGCCGTACAGGCTATCGGCTCTGTGCTCTGGGCAATGGTTCTTCCACAGTTCAAGAACCGCAAACTGGCATACGCACTCTCCCTCGTCTTGGGTGCTGCCGGCTTTGTCCTCGCAGCCTTCGTACACGACCAGTACATGATGTTCATTCCGTTCATCCTCATCGGATGTGCCTGGGCAGCAATGCTTGCCATGCCCTTCACCTTCGTCACGAACGCACTGGAGGGCTATGGACACATGGGAGCTTACCTCGGACTCTTCAACGGAACCATCTGCATCCCGCAGATTATCGCAGCAGCCGTCGGTGGCGTTCTTCTTCAGATGGTTGGCTCCGTGCAGAGCAACATGATGATTCTGGCTGGCGTAGCCCTCTTCCTCGGTGCACTTTCCGTTGGAATCATCAAGGACCGCCGTTCTACTGAATAA
- a CDS encoding LacI family DNA-binding transcriptional regulator, producing MSDSTSITMKDIARDLGVSVATVSRALKDSPRISAEKREEIKRYAREHNFFPNIIAESLRKSKVQPIKIIGVIIPQLNHFYFSSILSGIEEEASLRGYRLMVAQSQENYENEVNICRAFSESKVCGIIVSQAKNTAKYDHFQRLIDQGVPLVFYDRISTGVNASRVVVDDYMGAYAAVTHLIETGCKRIAYYGTSLTMEIGKNRYNGYRDALLKHGMQPDDQLIKNCDNRADAETITPDVMRLPQPPDAFFAVNDDTAIGILYSCKRMGFHIPEDVSICGFTNGQRAIACDPMLTTVEQRGIRVGEEAASILIDQVEGTLPKDKVEKRVVRTRLIIRGTTR from the coding sequence ATGAGTGACTCAACCAGCATAACGATGAAGGATATAGCACGAGACCTCGGCGTCTCCGTTGCTACCGTGTCGCGTGCACTCAAGGACAGCCCACGTATCTCTGCTGAGAAACGCGAGGAAATAAAGAGGTATGCGCGCGAACATAACTTCTTCCCTAACATCATTGCTGAGAGTCTGCGCAAAAGCAAGGTGCAACCCATCAAAATCATCGGTGTCATCATTCCCCAGCTTAACCACTTCTACTTCTCGTCAATCCTCTCCGGCATTGAGGAAGAAGCCTCATTGCGTGGCTACCGACTCATGGTAGCACAAAGCCAGGAGAACTATGAGAACGAGGTGAACATCTGCCGGGCTTTCTCCGAGAGCAAGGTATGCGGCATCATCGTATCACAAGCCAAGAACACTGCCAAGTACGACCATTTCCAAAGGCTCATCGACCAAGGCGTTCCATTGGTATTCTACGACCGTATCAGTACTGGAGTGAATGCCAGCCGTGTGGTGGTGGATGACTATATGGGTGCATACGCTGCCGTAACACATCTCATCGAAACCGGCTGCAAGCGCATCGCCTACTACGGCACTTCGCTGACAATGGAAATCGGGAAGAACCGTTACAACGGGTATCGTGACGCCTTGCTGAAGCATGGCATGCAACCTGACGACCAGTTGATTAAGAACTGCGACAACAGAGCGGATGCAGAGACTATCACTCCTGATGTGATGCGACTCCCCCAACCGCCTGACGCTTTCTTTGCCGTCAATGACGACACTGCCATCGGCATCCTCTATTCCTGCAAACGCATGGGATTCCATATCCCAGAAGACGTCTCAATCTGCGGTTTCACCAACGGACAGCGTGCCATTGCCTGTGACCCGATGCTGACGACTGTCGAACAACGAGGCATCCGCGTAGGCGAAGAAGCTGCCAGCATCCTCATTGACCAGGTGGAAGGAACGCTGCCAAAGGACAAGGTGGAGAAGCGGGTGGTGAGAACAAGGCTGATTATCAGAGGGACAACAAGGTAA
- a CDS encoding 4-alpha-glucanotransferase has translation MNIQFHIDYQTYYGQDLVLNVITGRHNGAAETSQYRMRTADGYHWEVEVKKDAKPGTQIDYFYSILRGDNEERREWGVTNHRLDFDTERSLNYRVYDHWSDIPDNAFLYASAITDCVVGKKLMKAKLNNYNKAVTLKVRAPQLGDADELYLVGAEPALGAWNVKKALKMVQHNINEWSLTLDGTKLAGNQIEVKFFIKRNDSNENIVWEYSDNRTLTLPTMDEGDVVVYELAEASFPLPAVRVAGTLVPVFSLRSQTSFGIGDFGDLKKMVDWVSMTNQRALQILPINDTTITHTWTDSYPYSCISIFALHPQYADLTALPALKDKKQQEKFETLRKELNALPQIDYERVNDAKTEYLRLLFEQEGAKVLESTAFKTFFAETESWLVPYAQYSYMRDKFGTADFSRWADHKQWDEADRKALSNPKDKAYKEVAFFYYVQFVLSTQLKAVHEYAQAHKIILKGDIPIGVNRYGCDVWTEPRYFNLNGQAGAPPDDFSVNGQNWGFPTYNWDEMIKDGCQWWVNRFQNMARYFDAYRIDHVLGFFRIWEIPVHSVHGLLGQFSPSLGMSREEIEGYGLHWQEELFTEPFIADWVLDRIFREHADEVRQKYVEHVWGDRYKMRPEYDTQRKVEKAFAGKNSDVDIWLRDGLYALISNVLFVRDHKDANRFHPRICVQFDFIYESLYDSDKAVFNKLYNDYYYRRNNQFWYQEAMKKLPKLVNATRMLVCAEDLGMVPDSVAWVMNELRILSLEIQSMPKDPKVRFGHLGENPYRSVSTISTHDMATLRQWWDEDWARTQDYFNSMLHRGGPAPHPLPGWLARDVVSRHLTSPSMLCILGIQDWMSIDEELRLADPDAERINVPANPKHYWRYRMHVSIEDLMKNKAFNEQITDLLYQAGR, from the coding sequence ATGAACATACAGTTTCACATAGACTATCAGACCTACTACGGACAAGACCTTGTCCTGAATGTTATTACGGGTCGACATAACGGGGCCGCAGAGACCTCACAGTATAGAATGCGCACTGCTGACGGCTACCACTGGGAGGTGGAAGTCAAGAAGGACGCAAAGCCAGGGACGCAGATTGACTACTTCTACAGTATTCTCCGTGGTGACAATGAAGAACGGAGAGAATGGGGAGTAACGAACCATCGACTGGACTTTGACACCGAACGGAGTCTGAACTACCGTGTTTACGACCACTGGAGCGATATTCCTGACAATGCCTTCCTCTACGCTTCTGCCATTACCGACTGTGTCGTGGGGAAAAAGCTGATGAAGGCTAAGCTCAACAACTACAACAAGGCGGTCACGCTGAAAGTGCGTGCGCCACAGTTAGGCGATGCTGACGAGCTTTATCTCGTAGGCGCTGAGCCGGCACTGGGTGCATGGAACGTGAAGAAGGCACTGAAGATGGTACAGCACAACATCAATGAGTGGAGCCTCACCTTGGATGGAACGAAACTTGCCGGCAACCAGATAGAAGTAAAATTCTTCATCAAACGCAATGACAGCAACGAGAACATTGTATGGGAGTACAGCGACAACCGCACGCTGACATTGCCGACAATGGATGAAGGCGATGTCGTTGTATATGAGTTGGCAGAGGCATCCTTCCCGCTTCCAGCTGTCCGTGTTGCCGGAACATTGGTACCGGTATTCTCACTCCGTTCACAGACGAGCTTCGGTATCGGCGACTTTGGCGACCTGAAAAAGATGGTTGACTGGGTAAGCATGACCAACCAGCGTGCGCTGCAGATTCTTCCCATCAATGATACGACCATCACTCACACTTGGACTGACTCTTATCCGTATAGCTGTATCTCTATCTTTGCCCTCCATCCACAGTATGCTGACCTTACAGCATTGCCTGCTTTGAAGGACAAGAAACAGCAGGAGAAGTTCGAGACACTGCGCAAAGAGCTCAATGCGCTGCCACAGATTGATTATGAGCGTGTCAACGATGCGAAGACTGAATATCTCCGTCTGCTCTTTGAACAGGAAGGTGCTAAGGTGCTCGAAAGCACTGCTTTCAAGACATTCTTTGCTGAAACGGAGAGTTGGCTCGTACCATACGCACAGTATTCATATATGAGAGACAAGTTCGGAACAGCCGATTTCTCTCGCTGGGCTGACCATAAGCAATGGGATGAGGCTGACCGCAAGGCGTTGTCTAACCCTAAGGACAAGGCTTATAAAGAGGTAGCTTTCTTCTATTACGTACAGTTCGTGCTGAGTACTCAGCTGAAAGCAGTGCACGAATATGCACAGGCACATAAGATTATCCTCAAGGGTGATATTCCTATCGGTGTCAACCGCTATGGCTGTGACGTATGGACAGAACCTCGTTACTTCAACCTTAACGGTCAGGCAGGTGCACCACCCGATGACTTCTCGGTAAACGGTCAGAACTGGGGGTTCCCTACTTACAACTGGGATGAGATGATAAAGGACGGTTGCCAGTGGTGGGTAAACCGCTTCCAGAACATGGCACGGTACTTTGATGCTTACCGCATCGACCACGTTCTCGGCTTCTTCCGCATCTGGGAGATTCCAGTTCATTCGGTACATGGTCTACTCGGTCAGTTCTCTCCATCACTCGGTATGAGCCGTGAGGAGATTGAAGGCTACGGTCTGCACTGGCAGGAGGAACTCTTTACAGAGCCGTTTATTGCCGACTGGGTGCTCGACCGCATCTTCCGTGAGCACGCTGATGAGGTACGACAGAAGTATGTTGAACACGTATGGGGCGACAGATACAAGATGCGTCCGGAGTATGATACACAGCGAAAGGTTGAAAAGGCATTTGCTGGTAAGAACTCTGACGTTGACATCTGGCTGCGTGACGGGCTTTACGCATTGATTAGTAATGTTCTATTCGTTCGTGACCACAAGGATGCTAATCGTTTCCATCCACGTATCTGCGTACAGTTCGACTTCATTTACGAAAGTCTCTACGACAGCGACAAGGCTGTATTCAACAAGCTCTACAACGATTACTACTATCGTCGCAACAACCAGTTCTGGTATCAGGAGGCAATGAAGAAGTTGCCTAAGTTGGTAAATGCGACCCGTATGCTTGTCTGTGCGGAAGACTTGGGAATGGTTCCTGACAGCGTAGCGTGGGTGATGAACGAGCTGCGTATTCTCAGCCTTGAGATTCAGAGTATGCCAAAGGACCCTAAAGTACGCTTCGGTCATCTTGGCGAAAACCCTTACCGCAGCGTCAGCACCATCTCTACACACGATATGGCAACACTACGTCAGTGGTGGGATGAAGACTGGGCACGCACGCAGGATTACTTTAATAGTATGCTTCATCGTGGTGGTCCGGCACCTCATCCACTGCCAGGTTGGTTGGCAAGAGACGTCGTAAGCCGTCACCTTACATCGCCAAGCATGCTCTGCATCCTCGGTATTCAGGACTGGATGAGCATTGACGAGGAACTCCGTTTGGCTGACCCTGATGCCGAACGTATCAATGTTCCGGCCAATCCAAAGCATTACTGGCGTTACCGTATGCACGTCAGCATCGAGGATCTGATGAAGAACAAGGCTTTCAACGAACAGATAACAGACCTCCTCTATCAGGCTGGTCGATAA